In Plasmodium falciparum 3D7 genome assembly, chromosome: 5, the following proteins share a genomic window:
- a CDS encoding 60S ribosomal protein L2 produces the protein MGRVIRGQRKGRGSIFKSHNHHRKGAAKLRHLDYCEKKGYIKGLVKDIIHDPGRGAPLAKVIFKRTEKYGKKEELIIASEGMFTGQYISCGTKAPLSVGNILPIGKMPEGTLICNLEHRTGNRGTLVKASGCYATVVGQSEDGKKTKVRLPSGAKKTIDAKARAMVGVVGAGGRIDKPILKAGVAHHKYRVKRNCWPKVRGVAMNPVEHPHGGGNHQHIGHPSTVSRSAPAGQKVGLIAARRTGLLRGAKKTKLVGKSEE, from the exons atgggaAGAGTTATAAGAg GTCAAAGGAAGGGTAGAGGCTCTATTTTCAAGTCTCATAATCATCATAGAAAGGGCGCAGCAAAATTACGCCATTTAGATTATtgtgaaaaaaaaggatatataaaGGGTTTGGTAAAGGATATCATACATGACCCAGGAAGAGGTGCTCCTTTAGCCAAggtaatatttaaaagaacaGAAAAGTATGGAAAGAAAGAAGAATTAATTATAGCTTCAGAAGGTATGTTTACTGGTCAATATATTTCATGTGGTACGAAAGCCCCCTTATCAGTAGGTAATATTTTACCTATTGGAAAAATGCCTGAAGGTACCTTAATATGTAACTTAGAACATAGAACAGGAAATAGAGGAACCTTAGTAAAAGCTTCCGGATGTTATGCTACTGTTGTAGGTCAATCAGAAGATGGAAAAAAAACTAAAGTTAGATTACCATCAGGAGCTAAAAAAACTATCGACGCTAAAGCTAGAGCTATGGTAGGTGTTGTAGGTGCAGGTGGACGTATAGATAAACCTATATTAAAAGCTGGTGTTGCTCACCACAAATACAGAGTCAAGAGAAATTGCTGGCCTAAGGTTAGAGGTGTAGCCATGAACCCTGTAGAACATCCTCATGGTGGTGGTAACCATCAACACATTGGTCATCCTTCTACCGTTTCGAGAAGTGCACCTGCAGGACAAAAGGTTGGTTTGATTGCTGCCAGAAGAACAGGTTTATTAAGAGGTGCAAAGAAAACCAAATTGGTTGGAAAATCTGAAGAATGA